A genomic window from Melanotaenia boesemani isolate fMelBoe1 chromosome 15, fMelBoe1.pri, whole genome shotgun sequence includes:
- the LOC121654595 gene encoding F-box only protein 39-like, translating into MQNQEDIWEEDCAFTDEDSDEATFSQDSFTTEGMSGWETLPNVCLQHVFRFLPDGDRSMASLVCHHWHNVMHSPCLWRTRFFNFSGRLSKYRPSEYNSAVGYVRSLGVYLKKLEVCVCPPRTNVIAQRLEETICGLLFELVRVKAPLQFLSLVCLKLDRSSWDSGHRNILVDALIYFLRNGASKLRSVCLNGMRNDMQQGLKLLSALSEMHCYISSLDLRGFFSTAVSVHPNPSMPHFLQPLQGLTDLGLSYCCLSDELLMVLQQRHSEGRWTFGRNILQRISLHCTQNESHQQLVHSSSWAGLASHCPDLNIKLTVDQVINNDCLARMLVPGIPLREYSMTALYTPNENWSPKPLLCDMLPQYRHSLQILTLDLSNCSESLDEELLELVNVCEHLVDLRVWAFLEILTVGRLLQIRLNKKLLLNKIKVRIYTMNDNKEEQEDQLEEMLYAYQQNFPPELTFFAAIYPFI; encoded by the exons ATGCAAAACCAAGAAGATATATGGGAGGAAGACTGTGCCTTCACAGATGAAGACAGTGATGAAGCAACATTCAGTCAAGACAGCTTTACTACTGAGGGAATGAGTGGTTGGGAGACACTGCCTAATGTGTGCTTGCAACATGTGTTCAGGTTTCTTCCTGATGGAGATCGCAGTATGGCATCTTTGGTTTGTCACCACTGGCACAATGTCATGCACTCACCCTGTCTCTGGCGCACCCGCTTCTTTAACTTCAGTGGTCGGCTTTCTAAATATAGGCCATCTGAATACAACTCAGCTGTGGGCTATGTCCGCAGTCTGGGGGTCTATCTGAAAAAgctggaggtgtgtgtgtgtcctccaCGAACAAACGTCATAGCCCAGCGACTTGAGGAAACCATCTGTGGGCTGTTGTTTGAACTTGTCAG agTAAAGGCCCCCCTACAGTTCCTCTCCCTTGTGTGTCTGAAGCTGGACAGATCCTCCTGGGATTCAGGGCACAGAAACATTTTGGTGGACGCCTTGATTTATTTCCTCAGAAATGGGGCTTCAAAGCTCAGGAGTGTTTGTCTAAATGGGATGAGAAATGACATGCAACAG GGTTTGAAGTTACTTTCTGCACTGTCAGAAATGCACTGCTATATTTCATCTTTGGACTTGAGAGGATTCTTTTCCACTGCTGTGTCTGTTCACCCCAACCCCAGTATGCCCCACTTCCTGCAGCCGCTGCAAGGTCTCACCGACTTGGGCCTGAGTTACTGCTGTCTGTCGGATGAGCTGCTAATGGTTCTCCAGCAGAGACACAGTGAGGGTAGATGGACCTTTGGCAGAAATATCCTGCAAAGAATTTCACTGCACTGCACTCAGAATGAGTCCCATCAGCAG CTGGTGCACAGCAGCTCTTGGGCAGGTTTGGCATCACACTGCCCGGACCTGAACATCAAGCTCACAGTCGATCAAGTCATTAACAATGACTGCCTGGCAAGGATGCTGGTGCCTGGGATTCCCCTGAGAGAATACAGCATGACAGCTCTCTACACCCCAAATGAAAACTGGAGTCCCAAGCCTCTCCTCTGTGACATGCTACCTCAGTACAGACATAGTCTACAG ATTCTGACCCTGGACTTGAGCAACTGCAGTGAATCACTGGatgaagagctgctggagctggttAATGTGTGTGAGCATCTGGTGGATTTGAGAGTCTGGGCTTTCTTGGAAATCCTCACTGTGGGGAGGCTGCTGCAAATCAGGCTGAATAAAAAGCTGTTACTCAACAAGATCAAA GTGAGAATCTACACGATGAATGACAACAAGGAAGAGCAGGAAGACCAGCTGGAGGAAATGCTGTACGCCTATCAGCAAAATTTCCCTCCTGAACTGACATTTTTTGCAGCAATCTATCCCTTTATATGA